One window of Nicotiana tomentosiformis chromosome 11, ASM39032v3, whole genome shotgun sequence genomic DNA carries:
- the LOC104096598 gene encoding uncharacterized protein → MESSPTEEDFIPASAFFTQPPNLVSLSPFTPSVPPSPRRLSSCYSQPNQPIKVKRQLAWVSLQGRLVGAEEASSAKKIGGGLNPKEAVVWELFSPIHRILIVAVVSVAAANSKKNKEILRLKKSVELRDQVLLGMQQKLDTLCEQVNYFKDQPEIAADTNGCFLCDQHMNQSNNFYERNMMKGVEVFKYETPPAANQAEQEERRMSDLSDWAGSVTSSVDIQLNTLAVEQDFHNLRKECEEKDAAIKELSTFLQSSEAFGAKRIGELEDIIRRKNTIITKLKKDILILEQKVVNLTRLRRPSFSSTSSKVVQLPPLTDNILYGMDSTTSPSSSDSDSSPRRMAQAITAKSQDILIEQCESALRENQKEQQVESIPVLVKPTDRHPKSRPVSPLKEKSLNQTHDSVSKLKPKQVSSVSAESRRRRPPVAKSKYAVTEKRWL, encoded by the exons ATGGAATCATCACCCACAGAAGAAGATTTTATACCAGCATCGGCTTTTTTTACTCAACCGCCGAATTTAGTGTCGTTATCACCATTCACGCCGTCAGTTCCGCCGTCACCTCGGCGGCTTTCGAGCTGTTATTCTCAGCCAAACCAACCCATAAAAGTGAAGAGACAACTAGCGTGGGTGTCTTTACAAGGAAGGCTTGTCGGCGCTGAAGAAGCTAGCTCAGCGAAAAAAATCGGCGGCGGGTTAAATCCTAAAGAAGCTGTTGTATGGGAACTGTTTAGTCCCATTCATAGGATTCTTATTGTTGCTGTTGTTTCTGTTGCTGCGGCGAATTCGAAGAAGAATAAGGAGATTTTGAGGCTGAAGAAATCTGTTGAACTTAGG GATCAAGTGCTCTTAGGCATGCAACAAAAGCTAGACACTTTATGTGAACAAGTTAACTATTTCAAGGATCAGCCAGAAATTGCAGCTGATACAAATGGCTGTTTTCTTTGTGACCAACACATGAATCAGTCTAACAATTTTTATGAG AGGAATATGATGAAGGGTGTGGAGGTGTTTAAGTATGAAACGCCTCCAGCAGCAAATCAGGCTGAACAAGAAGAACGTCGTATGTCTGATTTGTCCGATTGGGCTGGTAGTGTCACTTCCTCTGTAGACATTCAG CTGAATACTTTAGCAGTTGAACAAGATTTTCATAATCTCCGAAAGGAATGTGAAGAGAAAGATGCCGCAATCAAGGAGTTATCCACTTTTCTTCAGTCATCAGAAGCTTTTGGTGCAAAG AGGATTGGTGAGCTGGAAGATATCATCCGCAGAAAGAATACGATTATAACTAAGCTCAAGAAAGATATTTTGATCTTAGAACAGAAG GTCGTGAATCTAACAAGACTTAGAAGACCATCTTTCTCTTCAACAAGCTCAAAGGTGGTGCAGCTTCCTCCATTGACAGATAACATTCTTTATGGCATGGACAGTACTACGAGCCCTTCGTCTTCAGATTCAGATAGCTCCCCGAGGAGAATGGCTCAAGCTATTACTGCCAAAAGTCAAGACATCCTCATTGAGCAGTGTGAGAGTGCTTTAAGGGAAAACCAGAAAGAGCAGCAGGTAGAAAGCATACCTGTATTGGTGAAACCAACAGATAGACATCCAAAGTCACGACCAGTAAGCCCATTGAAGGAGAAATCCTTGAATCAGACTCATGATTCAGTCTCCAAATTGAAACCAAAGCAGGTATCATCTGTTAGCGCAGAATCTAGGAGGAGGCGACCCCCTGTTGCTAAGTCGAAGTATGCTGTTACAGAAAAACGTTGGCTTTA G
- the LOC104096599 gene encoding uncharacterized protein — MPMERSNSSRSTNSSFSTTSRVSSSSSVLSIQCLKGSSKSDEWTENMLQTGDIVESLRLGNMFLKSPFKNGKNGIQKIMHTSYKAKETSICVRVRRGSDESFTELQACIVPNEFAGRKQYMLRAIDDPNYAVGFVDRTEMECLELQASRKSRMVTALTRTPLQEGYVSYPWEKRMNELLAVPNSSSFYSLLLLPKASDKVSIHYNDLEDTLSRANAWLNASQASGVPIVFMNIQTESLLTKISGETASCTVNAGSLSDLTNLANASLYGFEDYHGVDIGVVRAVRLWFSPLGGEIPIEIKIKETDVKLGFAISRTEEGFIHISSVIEGDEDAPSSRSGLSNLYKEATKECKLLVVSRISNQKVLPWIVSPTGAVRCFDTVSLSQKLSLHRHAKVPILMHVFLWDRSVPVPNGGSIIRSRTISPTMLPPLPPEVRLARQPNENQVMPLPPEVEDERGNNSDGSELRLDRDTAGESSFRFHDFSLPNNWV; from the exons ATGCCCATGGAACGTTCAAACTCATCAAGAAGCACAAACTCTTCTTTCTCAACAACATCAAGAGTAAGTTCTTCCTCTTCAGTTTTATCTATACAATGCTTAAAAGGAAGCTCAAAATCCGATGAATGGACTGAAAACATGCTACAAACGGGCGATATTGTGGAGTCGCTTCGGTTAGGCAACATGTTCCTCAAATCACCATTCAAGAATGGCAAAAATGGGATTCAAAAGATCATGCATACTTCTTATAAAGCTAAGGAGACTTCAATATGTGTTCGAGTTAGACGTGGATCTGATGAGTCATTCACCGAGTTACAG GCATGTATCGTTCCGAACGAGTTTGCCGGAAGGAAACAATATATGCTTAGAGCTATTGATGATCCAAACTATGCCGTTGGTTTTGTTGATCGGACGGAAATGGAGTGTTTGGAATTACAAG CTTCAAGGAAATCAAGAATGGTGACAGCATTAACAAGGACTCCACTTCAAGAAGGATATGTTAGTTATCCATGGGAGAAGAGAATGAATGAATTGCTAGCAGTTCCAAATTCAAGTAGTTTTTACTCTTTGCTTCTCTTGCCAAAAGCCTCAGACAAAGTTTCTATTCATTATAATGATTTAGAAGACACCCTTTCTAGAGCTAATGCTTGGCTCAATGCTTCTCAAGCCTCTGGTGTTCCCATTGTGTTCATGAATATCCAGACTGAGTCTCTACTTACCAAG ATATCTGGGGAAACAGCTTCTTGCACAGTAAATGCAGGATCACTGTCTGATTTAACAAACCTTGCAAATGCAAGTTTGTATGGCTTTGAAGATTACCATGGAGTTGATATTGGTGTTGTCCGAGCCGTTCGTCTTTGGTTTTCCCCTCTTGGTGGAGAGATTCCTATTGAGATCAAAATCAAAGAAACTGATGTCAAACTTGGCTTTGCCATCAGCAGAACTGAAGAG GGGTTCATTCACATATCATCAGTCATTGAAGGTGATGAGGATGCACCATCCTCAAGATCAGGCCTTAGCAATCTATACAAAGAAGCAACCAAAGAGTGCAAACTTTTAGTTGTATCAAGAATTTCCAACCAAAAGGTCCTTCCATGGATTGTTTCTCCAACCGGGGCGGTCCGATGCTTCGACACTGTCTCTCTCAGCCAAAAACTCTCGTTGCATCGCCACGCAAAGGTTCCCATTCTCATGCACGTCTTTCTTTGGGACCGATCAGTCCCTGTGCCAAACGGTGGCAGCATTATTCGGTCGAGGACTATTTCCCCGACCATGCTGCCACCATTGCCACCTGAAGTTCGGTTGGCACGCCAACCGAACGAGAATCAGGTGATGCCATTGCCTCCGGAAGTTGAGGATGAGAGAGGAAACAATAGTGATGGATCGGAACTTAGGCTTGATAGGGACACTGCAGGGGAATCTTCTTTTCGTTTCCATGATTTCTCTCTACCAAATAATTGGGTGTAG
- the LOC104096603 gene encoding protein NLP7-like produces the protein MVHLGKSQGVVGRAFLSRSSCFCSDITELRMSEYPLAHVAHRVGLRSSFAICLQSSYTGDCVYILEFFLPQDNKSDCRSPQTMLNMLLISMRRQFRSFKLASGQKLGEELSVEVIPVPSDDGLESFEMCHSGKPISDIEAVARPEKILWFNPLNRLLKSGNTVNLCPENVDLTTSSRTTNTTTNLTNNVRLQTNRAVEEESMMKISERQYRINSTVLQQSVGAKVYGSETTLASQSARNNLGTEHLEVNDMSCSSDQLEYAKGADIYFKETSGGDQFCHVATTSLTHAARPNTQAAECTKKAPFQESVQIL, from the exons ATGGTTCACTTAGGGAAGAGTCAGGGGGTTGTTGGTAGGGCCTTTTTATCCCGTAGTTCATGCTTCTGCAGTGACATCACAGAGTTACGGATGAGTGAGTACCCATTGGCACATGTGGCACACAGAGTTGGATTACGTAGCTCTTTTGCTATATGTTTGCAGAGTTCCTATACCGGGGACTGTGTATACATATTGGAGTTCTTTTTACCCCAAGATAACAAGTCAGATTGTCGAAGTCCACAAACCATGTTGAATATGCTATTGATCTCGATGAGGAGACAATTTCGAAGTTTCAAGCTTGCTTCTGGACAAAAATTAGGAGAGGAATTATCGGTTGAAGTTATACCTGTTCCTTCAGATGATGGACTCGAGTCTTTTGAGATGTGCCATAGTGGGAAACCTATATCTGATATTGAAGCGGTAGCACGCCCGGAAAAAATATTGTGGTTTAACCCATTGAATAGATTGCTGAAAAGTGGAAATACAGTAAATCTCTGTCCAGAAAATGTTGATCTAACTACATCATCAAGAACTACTAACACCACAACAAATCTAACTAATAATGTGAGGCTCCAAACAAATAGAGCTGTTGAGGAAGAAAGCATGATGAAGATATCCGAAAGGCAATACAGAATTAACAGTACAGTGCTTCAGCAATCAGTCGGTGCAAAAGTTTATGGCTCTGAAACCACTCTTG CAAGCCAATCTGCTCGAAATAATCTTGGCACGGAGCATCTTGAAGTTAATGACATGAGTTGCTCCAGTGATCAGCTTGAATACGCTAAAGGTGCtgatatatattttaaagaaaCCAGTGGAGGTGACCAGTTCTGTCATGTCGCCACAACTTCCTTGACTCATGCCGCAAGGCCTAACACACAAGCTGCGGAGTGCACAAAGAAAGCACCATTCCAAGAAAGCGTTCAGATTTTGTAA
- the LOC138891423 gene encoding protein NLP7-like: MACENETFRICSNVTEALSYMPCPLQYTEPNTQNELWIFWSQYNNEFPTVFPITAATTIYHDTIKEKIASALKNAYISDNFGCWLVQFWAPVTSKGHIFLTTCDLPFGLTKLHEGLCFYRSECLKVRIPIVTDSSENEYRLGPTGRVFKHGLPEMSPDVSRYSVADFPQHGSALTAGLGNYLAVPVFEPLSNECAGVLEIIGDKKGSFSQDLVQMVYEMLNKTGLRSSNMYDQPDKKQGLRGLERALKEIEEQLNLYAEHINYL; encoded by the exons ATGGCATGTGAAAATGAAACATTCAGAATATGTAGTAATGTAACTGAAGCATTGAGTTACATGCCATGTCCCCTGCAATACACTGAGCCTAACACTCAAAATGAGCTGTGGATATTCTGGAGCCAATACAATAACGAGTTCCCTACTGTATTTCCCATCA CTGCTGCTACTACTATCTATCATGATACCATTAAGGAGAAAATCGCATCTGCTCTTAAGAATGCCTACATTTCTGACAACTTCGGATGCTGGTTGGTTCAATTTTGGGCACCTGTAACTTCTAAAGGTCATATTTTTCTAACAACTTGTGACCTACCTTTTGGTCTTACGAAACTCCATGAAGGACTTTGTTTTTATAGATCAGAGTGTCTGAAAGTTAGAATTCCTATTGTAACTGATAGTTCTGAGAATGAGTATCGACTTGGCCCTACTGGACGCGTGTTCAAACATGGTTTGCCTGAAATGAGTCCGGATGTTTCGCGCTATTCTGTTGCTGATTTTCCTCAGCATGGCTCGGCTTTAACTGCTGGTTTAGGGAACTATTTGGCTGTACCGGTTTTTGAGCCTCTTAGTAATGAATGCGCTGGAGTACTCGAGATCATAGGGGATAAGAAGGGAAGCTTCTCTCAAGACCTTGTTCAAATGGTCTATGAGATGCTCAAT AAGACGGGCTTGAGATCATCAAACATGTATGACCAACCAGACAAGAAG CAGGGCCTTAGAGGGCTAGAACGCGCCCTAAAAGAGATCGAGGAgcagttgaatttatatgcagAACACATCAATTACCTCTAG